The nucleotide window CTAGGGAAAGGTACTTAGAAATAGGGGTGTAACCCATTTTGTACACAGAGGAAGTTATCctgaattggaaaaaatatatacagctcCTTTATTCTAacgggaaggaaggagaaaagagcgAGAAGGTTTTTTTAGAGAGTTAGAAGAGACATGCCTGTTTTCTGAATTAGAGAAATTGAAGAGTTGAGAAAAAtacaatcaaaataaatttagtagATACTAATAGGACTTTACTGATTAAacgtttttgtgtgtgtggtgggggtaaGTGGTGGTGGTAGAGAGTATGTGGATGAAAGAGGAACACAAGAGTAGCTGGATTTTGAACTTGAATAGTTGGATGAAATACAATGCTAGCTGTTGAGGAGAGCGAAAATCACCTGGTGACCGCTGAACAGGTCCCAGAGACACCGAACTCCTTATATGAAGAATTTAGAGGGAGCAAAGACCACCTGGTGACAACCAAACAGTCCATCATGGAGACTTTAGAAGTAATTAAACTTCCCTAGTATCTTAAGTTGGCACCTGGTTCCAGGCCTCTTTCAGCTTTTATAAGTAACACCTCCGGAATTTCATGCCAAAACTCATTTTGCAATTCTTGCTGACATTATAGCACCGAAATGTCTACAAATGCAATAATTTATTATGCAAATTATCTATCAGCTCCATTTTAAGGTCCATAAataccaataagaaaaaaatccacctCCACGAGCTCAGTCCTCTCTCACTGAGGCTCCCCACTGCACTTTTGTGGCTTTCTTGCTTTctaataaacttttctttttcaatcctATACTGTTATCAATACATTCTTCTTACCAACCCGTGACTCAACTGTTTCTCGATGCTGGGGCTCTGACACCTCGCCTGGCACCTATCATAGAAAGATGATCATGTGTTCATTGGAAGCCTACCTCAAGATCAGACCTGTGCTAAAAAAATCTGAGGTACAGATCAAAATAACCACATTTTGGTTACTACCTCTCCagtgaaaacacaaaagaaccaggagtcaggagacctggagTTTCTCCCGGTTGCACGACTGCAGGTACATTGACCTGTGTACACTTTTGTTAACCTCATTGGCCTCATTGTCTTTATCTGGCCGAATCAATTTATTgtcttcataattttcttttttttttttctctgagacagagtcttgctctgttgcctaggctggagtgcagtggtgcaatcttggctgactgcaacctccgcctcccgtgttcaagcaattctcctgcctcagcctcctgagtagctgggactacaggcgcccccaccacgcccagctaatttttgtatttgtagtagagatggggtttcaccatattggccaggttggtcttgaactcctgatcttgtgatccgcccgcctcagcctctcaaagtgctgggattacaggtgtgagccactgcatctggccatcttcataatatttttatgcaCTCTACTgagaaaatatattggaaaacATCTTCAGAATTCTAAGTTTCTAGTCAGATCTATAAGTATATGATGTTTCTTTGTTTCGAGTCAGGTTACAGTGAGATAATGGTCAACAACATCAATTGTTTTTTGAGCAGTTCTTAGATTTATATACTTTCagtatttatttcatcatttaataAGAGTTTATTGAATACTTAAACTATGTATATggtacagtttttttttgttttttttttttttttggttttgttttttttttttgccacgaagtgtgttttattttcattattcatacaaataattttctataatattcCAGGGCAAACCGGAGAATTTGGCAGTCCGATTGGGGGGGGTCCCTTCAAAGACCCACAGGCCGGTGGCATCGGCGCGGAGTGCCCAGGTTCACAGTGCAGCTTGTGGCTCGTGTCCATCTTGCAGGTGGCTCTTCCTCCACATCACGACTGGGGTCTCGAAGATGACGGGGGTAGGAAATCCTCCAGGAGTTTAGGAAATTTCACTCCGCTTCTCCTGCTCAATGGTCTCTTTGGTCGGCAGGGTGTTCTTCTCCTGCGTCTCCGTTTTCTTCAGCTTGGCCTTATCGAAGCTGGC belongs to Macaca thibetana thibetana isolate TM-01 chromosome 4, ASM2454274v1, whole genome shotgun sequence and includes:
- the LOC126953000 gene encoding thymosin beta-10, coding for MADKPDMGEIASFDKAKLKKTETQEKNTLPTKETIEQEKRSEIS